In one Canis lupus dingo isolate Sandy chromosome 16, ASM325472v2, whole genome shotgun sequence genomic region, the following are encoded:
- the LOC112675775 gene encoding ral guanine nucleotide dissociation stimulator-like, translating into MFSCCRPTSGGSGSQEPQGCRLFQCCRLWLQHKNQRLRAFIRRRRQGARASAGKAPPICPTKPSRTELLEQEFQQLLPALLRRDVISVFIFLDNCHGFATTDEVLDLLFTKYGCIAAASGGDDAVLQRWKLAICCILETWMDYYQEDFCRLPQSASLKKILEFIRQRMPGTDVELRARRYLQQLRRLHASEPEAGATASARAKDPEALPEPAPAPTVGPAASNGPEVLEAALAAGAEGLAPAEVPAGEAKPLQIVVTAVDHGCALDEPRAPAATPEEEQALAPATGVPRVPEPPIASGTTGFNLCAAP; encoded by the exons ATGTTCTCCTGCTGCCGGCCCACCTCTGggggctctggctcccaggaaccccaggggtGCCGCTTGTTCCAATGCTGTAGGCTTTGGCTCCAGCATAAAAACCAACGCCTCAGGGCGTTTATCAGGAGGCGCCGTCAG gGTGCAAGGGCCTCGGCCGGGAAGGCGCCTCCCATCTGCCCGACGAAGCCCAGCCGGACGGAGCTGCTGGAGCAGGAATTCCAACAACTGCTGCCCGCCTTGCTGCGCAGGGATGTCATCTCCGTTTTCATCTTTTTAGACAACTGTCATGGATTTGCCACCACCGACGAGGTGCTGGATCTGCTGTTTACGAA ATATGGGTGCATCGCAGCTGCGAGTGGTGGCGACGACGCGGTCCTGCAGCGCTGGAAACT ggccatctGCTGCATCCTGGAGACATGGATGGACTATTATCAGGAGGACTTTTGTCGGCTCCCCCAATCTGCCTCCCTGAAGAAGATTCTGGAATTCATAAGGCAGCGCATGCCAGGCACAGACGTGGAGCTCCGTGCCCGGCGTTACCTGCAACAACTCAGACGCCTCCATGCATcggagccagaggctgggg CTACAGCTTCGGCCCGAGCAAAAGACCCTGAAGCACTTCCAGAGCCCGCCCCAGCCCCAACTGTGGGGCCTGCTGCCTCGAATGGGCCTGAAGTGCTCGAGGCCGCCCTGGCTGCTGGGGCTGAGGGCTTGGCCCCAGCTGAGGTGCCAGCTGGAGAGGCGAAGCCCCTGCAGATAGTGGTCACTGCTGTAGATCACGGCTGCGCCCTGGACGAGCCACGTGCACCTGCGGCCACCCCGGAGGAGGAGCAGGCCCTGGCACCTGCAACCGGGGTCCCCAGAGTGCCAGAGCCGCCAATTGCCTCTGGGACAACTGGCTTCAACCTCTGCGCAGCCCCCTGA
- the LOC112675830 gene encoding ral guanine nucleotide dissociation stimulator-like isoform X2 — translation MFSCCRPTSGGSGSQEPQGCRLFQCCRLWLQHKNQRLRAFIRRRRQGARASAGKAPPICPTKPSRTELLEQEFQQLLPALLRRDVISVFIFLDNCHGFATTDEVLDLLFTKYGCIAAASGGDDAVLQRWKLAICCILETWMDYYQEDFCRLPQSASLKKILEFIRQRMPGTDVELRARRYLQQLRRLHASEPEAGASARAKDPEALPEPAPAPTVGPAASNGPEVLEAALAAGAEGLAPAEVPAGEAKPLQIVVTAVDHGCALDEPRAPAATPEEEQALAPATGVPRVPEPPIASGTTGFNLCAAP, via the exons ATGTTCTCCTGCTGCCGGCCCACCTCTGggggctctggctcccaggaaccccaggggtGCCGCTTGTTCCAATGCTGTAGGCTTTGGCTCCAGCATAAAAACCAACGCCTCAGGGCGTTTATCAGGAGGCGCCGTCAG GGTGCAAGGGCCTCGGCCGGGAAGGCGCCTCCCATCTGCCCGACGAAGCCCAGCCGGACGGAGCTGCTGGAGCAGGAATTCCAACAACTGCTGCCCGCCTTGCTGCGCAGGGATGTCATCTCCGTTTTCATCTTTTTAGACAACTGTCATGGATTTGCCACCACCGACGAGGTGCTGGATCTGCTGTTTACGAA ATATGGGTGCATCGCAGCTGCGAGTGGTGGCGACGACGCGGTCCTGCAGCGCTGGAAACT ggccatctGCTGCATCCTGGAGACATGGATGGACTATTATCAGGAGGACTTTTGTCGGCTCCCCCAATCTGCCTCCCTGAAGAAGATTCTGGAATTCATAAGGCAGCGCATGCCAGGCACAGACGTGGAGCTCCGTGCCCGGCGTTACCTGCAACAACTCAGACGCCTCCATGCATcggagccagaggctgggg CTTCGGCCCGAGCAAAAGACCCTGAAGCACTTCCAGAGCCCGCCCCAGCCCCAACTGTGGGGCCTGCTGCCTCGAATGGGCCTGAAGTGCTCGAGGCCGCCCTGGCTGCTGGGGCTGAGGGCTTGGCCCCAGCTGAGGTGCCAGCTGGAGAGGCGAAGCCCCTGCAGATAGTGGTCACTGCTGTAGATCACGGCTGCGCCCTGGACGAGCCACGTGCACCTGCGGCCACCCCGGAGGAGGAGCAGGCCCTGGCACCTGCAACCGGGGTCCCCAGAGTGCCAGAGCCGCCAATTGCCTCTGGGACAACTGGCTTCAACCTCTGCGCAGCCCCCTGA
- the LOC112675830 gene encoding ral guanine nucleotide dissociation stimulator-like isoform X1 translates to MFSCCRPTSGGSGSQEPQGCRLFQCCRLWLQHKNQRLRAFIRRRRQGARASAGKAPPICPTKPSRTELLEQEFQQLLPALLRRDVISVFIFLDNCHGFATTDEVLDLLFTKYGCIAAASGGDDAVLQRWKLAICCILETWMDYYQEDFCRLPQSASLKKILEFIRQRMPGTDVELRARRYLQQLRRLHASEPEAGATASARAKDPEALPEPAPAPTVGPAASNGPEVLEAALAAGAEGLAPAEVPAGEAKPLQIVVTAVDHGCALDEPRAPAATPEEEQALAPATGVPRVPEPPIASGTTGFNLCAAP, encoded by the exons ATGTTCTCCTGCTGCCGGCCCACCTCTGggggctctggctcccaggaaccccaggggtGCCGCTTGTTCCAATGCTGTAGGCTTTGGCTCCAGCATAAAAACCAACGCCTCAGGGCGTTTATCAGGAGGCGCCGTCAG GGTGCAAGGGCCTCGGCCGGGAAGGCGCCTCCCATCTGCCCGACGAAGCCCAGCCGGACGGAGCTGCTGGAGCAGGAATTCCAACAACTGCTGCCCGCCTTGCTGCGCAGGGATGTCATCTCCGTTTTCATCTTTTTAGACAACTGTCATGGATTTGCCACCACCGACGAGGTGCTGGATCTGCTGTTTACGAA ATATGGGTGCATCGCAGCTGCGAGTGGTGGCGACGACGCGGTCCTGCAGCGCTGGAAACT ggccatctGCTGCATCCTGGAGACATGGATGGACTATTATCAGGAGGACTTTTGTCGGCTCCCCCAATCTGCCTCCCTGAAGAAGATTCTGGAATTCATAAGGCAGCGCATGCCAGGCACAGACGTGGAGCTCCGTGCCCGGCGTTACCTGCAACAACTCAGACGCCTCCATGCATcggagccagaggctgggg CTACAGCTTCGGCCCGAGCAAAAGACCCTGAAGCACTTCCAGAGCCCGCCCCAGCCCCAACTGTGGGGCCTGCTGCCTCGAATGGGCCTGAAGTGCTCGAGGCCGCCCTGGCTGCTGGGGCTGAGGGCTTGGCCCCAGCTGAGGTGCCAGCTGGAGAGGCGAAGCCCCTGCAGATAGTGGTCACTGCTGTAGATCACGGCTGCGCCCTGGACGAGCCACGTGCACCTGCGGCCACCCCGGAGGAGGAGCAGGCCCTGGCACCTGCAACCGGGGTCCCCAGAGTGCCAGAGCCGCCAATTGCCTCTGGGACAACTGGCTTCAACCTCTGCGCAGCCCCCTGA